A window of the Deltaproteobacteria bacterium genome harbors these coding sequences:
- a CDS encoding MFS transporter, which produces MTGEERRIIGVVTAAHGLNHGFILIFSAVLPMLQRDFATDYFHLGLIGNVCFFAFGLGSLPAGILADRFGSKRLISVYLFGAALSSFLVALSGSLVALGALIGMLGLFCSTYHPASNALISKGINKAGKGFGIHGISGSLGVALTPVVAGFLASALGWKATYAIFGVAGLAVGVASLTLRERPQNDPGNETEGERPQEEGEVLFLPLIVFFASSVMVGLCYRGVMTFLPTYMAQKVQIESLPIGSVALGGMMSTIALLFGTIGQYMGGNLSDRYLPETVYFAAFLFGAPFLFLMGFLTNLFLVLSALAYAFFYFSTQPTGVHILARYTSVRFRGTGYGIQFFSVFGVGSFASTLSGYIADRLGLEWVFYAMGILSVAAGVLALVLILLSRQSKPRKARANAISGL; this is translated from the coding sequence ATGACAGGGGAAGAACGAAGGATCATCGGAGTCGTGACAGCCGCCCACGGGTTGAACCACGGGTTCATCCTGATCTTTTCCGCCGTCCTCCCCATGCTTCAGAGGGATTTTGCCACGGACTACTTCCACCTCGGACTGATCGGGAATGTCTGCTTTTTCGCCTTCGGCCTCGGATCCCTGCCGGCCGGCATTCTGGCTGACCGCTTCGGTTCGAAGCGGCTGATCAGCGTGTACCTCTTCGGGGCGGCTCTCTCCTCCTTCCTCGTGGCCCTCTCAGGCTCCCTGGTGGCGTTGGGTGCACTCATCGGCATGCTGGGACTCTTTTGCAGCACCTATCATCCTGCCAGCAACGCTCTGATTTCGAAGGGGATCAACAAGGCGGGCAAGGGCTTTGGAATCCACGGGATATCCGGAAGCCTCGGCGTGGCTCTCACCCCCGTTGTCGCCGGGTTTCTTGCGTCTGCTCTCGGCTGGAAGGCCACTTACGCCATCTTCGGTGTCGCCGGGCTCGCCGTGGGAGTGGCTTCCCTCACGCTTCGTGAGAGACCGCAGAACGATCCTGGGAATGAGACAGAGGGCGAGCGCCCGCAGGAGGAAGGGGAGGTTCTGTTTCTCCCCCTCATCGTCTTCTTTGCCTCATCCGTGATGGTAGGTCTGTGCTACAGGGGGGTCATGACATTCCTTCCTACTTATATGGCTCAGAAGGTGCAAATAGAGTCCCTCCCCATCGGAAGCGTGGCCCTGGGAGGCATGATGTCGACGATCGCCCTGCTCTTTGGGACGATCGGCCAGTATATGGGGGGCAACCTCTCTGATCGGTATCTCCCGGAGACAGTCTACTTCGCCGCCTTTCTCTTCGGAGCCCCCTTTCTTTTTCTCATGGGTTTCCTGACCAATCTCTTCCTCGTCCTCTCTGCCTTGGCCTATGCTTTCTTCTACTTTTCCACACAGCCCACGGGGGTCCACATCCTGGCGCGATACACGAGCGTGCGGTTCCGCGGAACAGGGTACGGAATCCAGTTCTTCTCGGTTTTTGGAGTCGGCTCCTTTGCATCGACCCTGTCAGGGTACATCGCAGATCGATTGGGTCTGGAATGGGTCTTCTATGCCATGGGCATCCTGTCCGTCGCAGCGGGGGTGTTGGCCCTTGTGCTGATTCTTCTCTCTCGCCAATCAAAGCCTCGCAAAGCAAGAGCAAATGCTATCAGCGGGCTCTGA